One genomic region from Evansella sp. LMS18 encodes:
- the rnc gene encoding ribonuclease III: MQQSRKIQRRGIKRPARKLQMTKAQKQKYRQFLSSIDIHFDNEDLFIQAFTHSSYVNEHRIRPHDDNERLEFLGDAVLELAISQYLYKKYPNMSEGEMTKLRAAIVCEPSLAKTADHLHFGDYVLLGKGEEMTGGRKRPALLADVFESFIGALYLDQGMEAVYKFLEEHVYPKIEEGEYSHMMDFKSQLQELIQREGQGHIQYKIVQEKGPAHAREFVSEVWLEEEELGAGTGRSKKEAEQMAAQKALEKLTDNH, from the coding sequence ATGCAACAATCACGAAAGATTCAAAGAAGAGGAATAAAACGCCCAGCAAGAAAGCTTCAAATGACGAAGGCCCAAAAACAGAAGTACCGCCAGTTTCTATCTTCCATAGATATTCATTTTGATAACGAAGACCTGTTTATACAAGCCTTCACGCATTCATCCTATGTAAACGAGCACAGAATACGGCCGCATGATGACAATGAACGGCTGGAATTTTTAGGCGATGCAGTTTTGGAATTGGCCATCTCTCAGTACCTCTACAAGAAATATCCGAATATGAGTGAAGGTGAGATGACCAAACTCAGAGCTGCAATCGTATGTGAACCATCATTGGCAAAAACAGCCGATCATCTCCACTTCGGCGATTATGTCCTCCTCGGTAAAGGAGAAGAAATGACAGGCGGAAGAAAACGTCCCGCACTCCTTGCAGACGTATTCGAATCTTTTATCGGCGCCCTTTACCTCGATCAGGGAATGGAAGCTGTATACAAGTTCCTTGAAGAACATGTCTACCCTAAAATCGAAGAAGGCGAATACTCCCATATGATGGATTTCAAATCCCAGCTGCAGGAACTCATTCAGCGGGAAGGACAAGGCCACATCCAATACAAAATCGTACAGGAAAAAGGCCCCGCCCACGCAAGGGAATTCGTTTCGGAAGTATGGCTCGAAGAAGAAGAACTAGGCGCCGGAACCGGCAGATCAAAAAAAGAAGCCGAGCAAATGGCCGCCCAAAAAGCACTGGAAAAACTCACAGACAACCACTAA
- the acpP gene encoding acyl carrier protein: MAAILDRVAKIVSDRLGVDESEVKPEATFKDDLGADSLDVVELVMELEDEFDLEISDEDAEKISTVGDVIQYIERHQ; the protein is encoded by the coding sequence ATGGCAGCAATTCTTGACCGCGTTGCGAAAATCGTTTCAGATCGTCTTGGCGTAGATGAATCAGAAGTGAAGCCGGAAGCTACGTTTAAAGATGATTTAGGAGCAGACTCCTTGGATGTAGTTGAGCTTGTTATGGAGTTAGAAGACGAGTTTGACTTGGAAATTTCCGATGAAGATGCTGAAAAAATCTCTACTGTAGGTGACGTGATTCAATACATAGAGCGTCATCAATAG